TGGCTAAACACGACTTTGCCAACACCGAAGAGAAGTTGCAGTATTGCGCCCAAACTCTCCGTCCCCTGATGGATGAAGTACGGACTTTTGCCGATGCCCTGGAAGGGGAAATTGCCGATAGTTTCTGGCCCCTGCCTACCTACCAGGAAATGTTGTTTATCAAATAGTGCATATCACCCCAGGGGGATGGGTAAAACCATCTCCCAATGCTGGGGTAAACCAGCTTAAAGTCCCCTCAAGCTTTTGGAAGTTTGGGGGGATTAATGATCGGGAAATTGCTGATTTTTTAGATATACCTTTAAAATTGGTCAATAGATTTGATTAAAACCCATGAAAAACCAACTTTACGAAACGGATTTTGTACGGTGGACAGAAGAACAGGCACAATATATTCAACAAAATGACTTGGAATCCATTGACTGGCAAAATATTCAGGAAGAAATAAGTGCCTTGGGTCGCAGTGAAAAACATGAGCTAGAAAATCGTCTTGAAGTTCTCCTGGAGCATCTGTTAAAACGAGGCTATATCAATAGCGCTTACGATAATCGTGGCTGGGAAATTACTATTAAAGAACAACGAAAGAAAATTCGACGGTTATTACGAGATTCCCCTAGTTTAAAGAATTACGGCGAGGCCTTAATTCCAGAAATCTGGCAGGAGGCACGCTCTGATATCCAAGACATTTATCCGACTACTCCACTGCCCACAATCAATCCATTTGGTGAAAGTTTGGATCAATTATTAACGGTTACTTTTTGGCAATAAAAAAGACCTCCAACTCAGAATCGAGGGGAGATCTTGCTAGTTTTTACGGAGTTCGATGGTTTACTTCTCTATTTTTCTAGAAGTAGATGGTGCCACCCCACCGTTCATCTAATTTGGGAGCAATGAGGGTGTAACCAGCCACATCAAAGATGTCGTCTTCGGTGTAGTTTCTCATTTCTGGGTAGATGTCGGGACGGGAAATATTGGGATGTAATTCCGAATAGTCATCTTCACCGTCATAACTCTTGGGATTCTTGAGAAATTCCACCAAGGCCAGGACGTTGTCCCGACGGGGCTCGGCACCAGCCAAGTCTGCCAAGCCTAAACTAACGTTATTATTAGTTTTGGTTTTACCCTGGAGGTGACATTGGGTGCAGGTGTCCACAAAAATCTTTTGGCCGTTGGTGAACTGGCGGGCGGTTAAGGTTGTGGTGCCACCGGCTTCATCGAGGGGAATGGTGCGGGTGCTTTCGGTTAACTCCACCGCATTGGCACTGCCGACCATGGTGTTAAAGAAAAATAGGACAGAGGCGATCGCCACCAGAAAAAAGCGTTTCACAAAGGTTCTCCTCAAACTGTTGGTATAAGGGGTGAGAAAGGGAATCGGTCAATTCTCAATCTTTTTAAAAATAGGGTTTTAATCAAGTATGCCAAGAAAATCGAGGGTTTTTGCTCGGTCAGTATGGGAACAGGAGCCATAGCAACCAGCCGACAATGTCAGGAAAGGCCCCCTAACTCAGAAGCAGATTGCTGGCGGTGTAGAATTTGCATAATCACCGCTTTAGCGTCCTCTAGGGCAAGGTTAGTATCCTGGTTTTTGTAGGCTATGCCGAGTTGGTCGCACAGGTCGAAAACCGACTGCACAGTCAGATCGTACTCTGTGGCAATGGACTGAATCGACAGATCCGCAAACCCCATAAAATTTAATTGCTATGGTTTACCGAAAGATTGAGCGGTATAACTATCATGCCATTCTCGGTTCCCTTTGCCACAGCCTGCCGCCGGGGATCTAACCGAGATATGCTGTGCCCTATGCCATTGCTGGAAAAGATCCCGCCGCATTTGGGGGCTTTGGGCCGTTGGAAGCTCTGAATTTGGTTAAAATCGTCACCCCAGGGTAGGGATGTGTTGATTAAGATATATTAAGCCCAACTTCCCATCACCCCTAATCAACCTTGTCCACTGCCTATCTGTTGGTTGCCCACGGTAGCCGTGATCCCCGTCCCCAGATCGCCCTCGATCGCCTGACTTACCTAGTGGGTCAATTTTTACCCAGACCCCGCCCCCTGGAAAGCAAGAAAGGGTTAGCTAAGCGCAATGGGGCGGAAACTTGGCGGGCGTATTATTCCGGAGGATTATTAACGGAGGTAAATCAGGGGAAGCAACTGGAACCGCCGGTGTTTAGTGCCAGCTTGGAGGCCCAGGCGTTACCTCTCCATCAACAGTTGGTAAACTTAGCCGAAAACCTGATTCCCCAGGGGGTCAAACGGATTGTCATTCTGCCCCTGTTTCTGCTTATGGGAGTACATACCTGTGAAGACTTGCCCCAGGCCATTGCCCAGGCCAAAGCGGAGTTGGGTAATAGCATCTCCATTCACTGTTTGCCCATTTTGGGGGTTTATCCCTGGCTACCAGCCTTACTAGAAAAGTCTTTCCTGCAGTACCAAAACCAACCCCAGGCGGAGAGAATCCTCTTGGCCCACGGTAGTAAACGGGCCGGTGGTAATTTGGCGATCGCCACGGTGGCGGAAAAATTAGGGGCCAGGGCAGCCTACTGGAAAGGGGGCATTAGTTTGAACACCGTCCTGGGGGAAATTAAGACGCCGGGGGAAGTTGTGATTTTGCCTTACTTTCTATTTGCCGGAGGATTGACAGACCTGATCAGAAAAGAGCGGGAACAACTCCAATTGGTCCATGGCCAGCTCCGCCTGCAATTGGGGGAACCCCTGGGGCCCCAACCGTTGCTGGCCCAGTTAATTGCCACGGAACTACAGCGTTTTAACTAGGTTTTAACTAGGGGGCAATAGCTCTTTTAAATCCATGGCCCAGTCCTGGGCTGTCAGGGCGATGCTCCTTCCTTCTCCTTGGTGGCACAGTTGAATTTGTAAATACTGACTTGGTAGTTGCGGTAATCTTTCCGGCCACTCGACCGCGGTAATACCCAAGGGAAAATCTTCCCCTTGCCAATATTGTTCCGGGTATAAATACTCGACTTCAAGGGTGTTAAGTCGATACAAATCCAGATGGTAAAGGGGCATCTTACCTTCCCGATACTCATTAACAATGGTGAAAGTGGGACTGACAATTTCCCCCGTAATGCCCAACCCCCGGCCAAGGCCCTGGACTAAGCTAGTTTTCCCCGCTCCCAAATCCCCCTGCAACAAAATAATGGTGCCCAGCGGTAACTGTTGGGCCAATTGTTGTCCCCATTGATCGGTAGCATT
The genomic region above belongs to Synechocystis sp. PCC 6803 substr. PCC-P and contains:
- a CDS encoding sirohydrochlorin chelatase gives rise to the protein MSTAYLLVAHGSRDPRPQIALDRLTYLVGQFLPRPRPLESKKGLAKRNGAETWRAYYSGGLLTEVNQGKQLEPPVFSASLEAQALPLHQQLVNLAENLIPQGVKRIVILPLFLLMGVHTCEDLPQAIAQAKAELGNSISIHCLPILGVYPWLPALLEKSFLQYQNQPQAERILLAHGSKRAGGNLAIATVAEKLGARAAYWKGGISLNTVLGEIKTPGEVVILPYFLFAGGLTDLIRKEREQLQLVHGQLRLQLGEPLGPQPLLAQLIATELQRFN
- the tsaE gene encoding tRNA (adenosine(37)-N6)-threonylcarbamoyltransferase complex ATPase subunit type 1 TsaE, with the translated sequence MNENSMEFFLPDLNATDQWGQQLAQQLPLGTIILLQGDLGAGKTSLVQGLGRGLGITGEIVSPTFTIVNEYREGKMPLYHLDLYRLNTLEVEYLYPEQYWQGEDFPLGITAVEWPERLPQLPSQYLQIQLCHQGEGRSIALTAQDWAMDLKELLPPS
- a CDS encoding DUF29 domain-containing protein — encoded protein: MKNQLYETDFVRWTEEQAQYIQQNDLESIDWQNIQEEISALGRSEKHELENRLEVLLEHLLKRGYINSAYDNRGWEITIKEQRKKIRRLLRDSPSLKNYGEALIPEIWQEARSDIQDIYPTTPLPTINPFGESLDQLLTVTFWQ
- the psbV gene encoding photosystem II cytochrome c-550, whose protein sequence is MKRFFLVAIASVLFFFNTMVGSANAVELTESTRTIPLDEAGGTTTLTARQFTNGQKIFVDTCTQCHLQGKTKTNNNVSLGLADLAGAEPRRDNVLALVEFLKNPKSYDGEDDYSELHPNISRPDIYPEMRNYTEDDIFDVAGYTLIAPKLDERWGGTIYF